Proteins encoded together in one Palaemon carinicauda isolate YSFRI2023 chromosome 45, ASM3689809v2, whole genome shotgun sequence window:
- the LOC137634782 gene encoding small ribosomal subunit protein uS9 has translation MSTTAAKEVVPSVQVFGRKKTATAVAHCKRGNGLLKVNGRPLEHIEPRTLQYKLMEPVLLLGKEKFSNVSIRVRVKGGGHTSQIYAIRQAISKSLVAYYQKYVDEASKKEIKKILIDYDRSLLVADPRRCEPKKFGGPGARARYQKSYR, from the exons ATGTCTACTACGGCGGCAAAAGAAGTAGTACCTTCAGTACAAGTGTTCGGCAGGAAG AAAACTGCCACAGCTGTTGCCCATTGTAAGCGTGGAAATGGGTTACTCAAGGTAAATGGCCGCCCTCTTGAGCACATTGAACCCAGAACCCTCCAGTACAAGCTTATGGAACCTGTCCTCCTCCTCGGTAAG GAAAAGTTTTCCAATGTGTCCATAAGAGTTCGAGTTAAGGGTGGTGGACACACATCCCAGATTTATGCCATCCGTCAAGCTATTTCAAAGTCTCTGGTAGCTTACTATCAGAAAT ATGTGGATGAAGCCTCCAAGAAGGAGATCAAGAAAATCTTGATTGATTACGATAGATCTTTGCTAGTTGCTGATCCAAGAAGATGTGAACCCAAGAAGTTCGGTGGTCCAGGTGCCCGCGCACGTTACCAAAAGTCATACCGTTAA